A genomic segment from Leptolyngbya boryana PCC 6306 encodes:
- a CDS encoding serine/threonine protein kinase, translating to MRTPLSIESVLVDRYSILKLLYLGTVGWVYLAIDQTTNKLYVLEETTTDLNELQEILTKLNLRHVAQYQDAIVDFDRAYLIRNYIEGRSYRELLEQQRIFSETEVMRFLKQVLSILRSLYRLKIAHCSISLNSIIQREDGSLILTEFTQAHFAETFDQDLYYLAVIAIVLLTGCEPKDLYNEATGQWEWQDWESVDPRIVKVLDRMLSDHQRYSSAAKVMQALFTPDQKDIASIVFTFVLIGLAAISAYRLINHLSNLQPELVTPPIAIKADSTPPETVAQRSKRLNVSQQLLSQLSEETSQSSEALLKQLELLSKEARRGMGTYKRVNYDAWQSKRSVNLSNRAIETLTDAQFVALFPDQQGKMLNPRTFGQVWYAIAFDQTKQAKSELISSQMSGTLKQGVGKVYRSQFKQGQTIELSLKAPAGQIAIWMFSAEASLIKNSNQSTWSGKIQRSGIYELIVAPTSTTPVQYELQIDAVAH from the coding sequence ATGCGAACACCATTGTCTATTGAATCTGTTTTAGTCGATCGCTATTCCATTCTCAAGTTGCTTTACCTAGGAACAGTAGGCTGGGTGTATTTGGCGATCGATCAAACGACGAATAAGCTTTATGTTTTAGAAGAAACGACGACAGATTTGAATGAGCTTCAGGAGATTCTGACCAAATTAAACCTGCGGCATGTGGCGCAATATCAAGATGCGATCGTCGATTTTGATCGAGCCTATTTAATCCGAAATTATATTGAAGGACGCTCGTATCGAGAATTATTAGAACAGCAGCGCATCTTTTCTGAAACGGAAGTGATGCGTTTTTTGAAACAAGTCTTGTCGATTTTGCGATCGCTGTACCGTCTGAAAATTGCTCACTGTAGTATTTCACTCAATTCAATCATTCAGCGTGAAGATGGTTCGCTGATTTTGACAGAATTTACACAAGCTCATTTTGCGGAAACATTTGATCAGGATCTTTACTACTTAGCAGTAATCGCAATCGTGCTCTTAACCGGATGCGAACCCAAAGATCTCTATAATGAAGCGACAGGACAATGGGAATGGCAGGATTGGGAATCGGTTGATCCGCGCATTGTAAAAGTTCTCGATCGAATGTTGTCTGATCATCAACGCTATTCTTCTGCTGCAAAAGTGATGCAAGCATTGTTTACACCTGATCAGAAAGATATTGCTTCAATTGTTTTTACTTTTGTGTTGATCGGGCTAGCAGCAATTTCTGCATATCGCTTGATCAATCACTTATCTAATTTACAGCCTGAACTCGTCACACCTCCGATCGCAATAAAAGCCGACTCAACACCACCTGAAACAGTGGCGCAACGTTCTAAACGCTTGAACGTTTCACAGCAGTTGCTTTCTCAACTGAGCGAAGAAACTTCTCAATCTTCAGAAGCACTCCTCAAGCAACTAGAGCTACTCAGCAAAGAAGCTCGTAGAGGGATGGGAACTTACAAGAGAGTAAACTATGATGCTTGGCAATCTAAGCGAAGTGTTAACCTTAGCAATCGCGCTATTGAAACACTCACCGATGCGCAGTTTGTCGCACTTTTCCCTGACCAGCAAGGTAAGATGCTCAATCCAAGAACTTTCGGACAAGTTTGGTATGCGATCGCATTCGATCAGACAAAGCAAGCTAAATCTGAACTGATCTCATCTCAAATGAGTGGAACACTCAAACAGGGAGTAGGTAAAGTTTACCGATCGCAATTCAAACAAGGGCAGACTATTGAGCTAAGCCTAAAAGCACCTGCGGGTCAAATCGCAATTTGGATGTTCTCAGCAGAAGCATCGCTCATTAAAAACTCTAACCAATCGACCTGGAGTGGAAAGATTCAGCGATCGGGAATCTATGAATTGATTGTTGCACCAACAAGTACAACCCCAGTTCAATACGAGCTACAAATCGATGCTGTTGCTCACTGA
- a CDS encoding DUF2811 domain-containing protein: MDSNISLFVEIPEALHQSFQTFLDTRPDWDQDRVMSAALSLFLLQNRPANERQNDRQTARIYLDSIFKRPVEQL, translated from the coding sequence ATGGATAGCAACATTAGTCTTTTCGTTGAAATTCCTGAAGCTCTGCATCAATCGTTTCAAACCTTTCTTGATACCCGTCCTGACTGGGATCAAGATCGGGTGATGTCGGCGGCATTGTCATTGTTCTTGTTGCAAAACCGTCCTGCAAACGAGCGTCAGAACGATCGACAAACCGCACGGATCTATCTCGATTCGATTTTCAAGCGTCCGGTTGAGCAACTCTAG
- a CDS encoding type II toxin-antitoxin system RelE/ParE family toxin, with protein MTRRYQIAPAASRDLNRILDYFLERSIDAGEKFVDEFERKCRNIVSFPNIGKSYGYLAPTLRGGLLNDYIVLYIVTDELVEVVRILHGRQDLEAQFPESWQE; from the coding sequence ATGACTCGCCGCTATCAGATTGCTCCTGCTGCGAGTCGAGACCTTAACCGCATTTTGGATTATTTCCTTGAACGTAGCATTGACGCTGGTGAGAAATTCGTAGACGAATTTGAGCGAAAATGTCGCAATATTGTTAGCTTTCCAAATATCGGGAAAAGCTATGGATATCTCGCGCCCACTTTACGAGGCGGTTTACTGAACGATTACATCGTTCTCTACATCGTTACGGATGAATTAGTTGAAGTGGTTAGAATTCTGCATGGTCGCCAAGATTTAGAAGCACAATTTCCTGAATCATGGCAGGAGTGA
- a CDS encoding cytochrome b N-terminal domain-containing protein — protein sequence MLTPAFILRRLSTILAVSIVTLTLLAATSGILIAFYYQPAAGAAYDSLQAIDQTIPFGWLVHTLHNLSGNLVIVVGLIQIFVMFLGERFRRSWLTAWVSGILFTLSAIGLSWTAMILNWNQIGFWRLKIELGTIEAIPFIGATLREILTGGSVGSLTVAHMYTLHSYVVSLAALGLSIVHLTGLVFQEREMQSEMPAVQPVPQEVEAIAEPSSAQVSI from the coding sequence ATGCTTACTCCAGCCTTCATTCTGCGACGGTTATCCACGATTCTTGCAGTGTCGATCGTAACGTTAACGCTTCTCGCTGCGACCTCTGGAATTCTGATTGCGTTTTACTACCAACCTGCAGCGGGTGCAGCTTACGACTCGTTACAAGCCATTGATCAGACCATTCCTTTTGGTTGGCTCGTTCACACCCTGCACAATCTGTCTGGAAATCTTGTGATTGTAGTCGGTCTGATTCAGATTTTCGTCATGTTTTTGGGAGAGCGATTTCGTCGCAGTTGGCTGACAGCTTGGGTCAGTGGAATTCTTTTTACCTTAAGTGCGATCGGACTCAGTTGGACAGCCATGATTTTGAACTGGAATCAGATCGGATTCTGGCGGTTGAAAATCGAATTGGGAACCATTGAAGCGATCCCATTCATTGGCGCAACTCTGCGTGAAATTTTGACAGGTGGCAGTGTCGGCAGTTTGACGGTTGCTCATATGTACACGCTGCACAGCTATGTCGTTTCACTAGCCGCGCTTGGATTGTCGATCGTCCATTTGACAGGCTTAGTCTTCCAAGAACGAGAAATGCAGAGCGAAATGCCCGCAGTCCAGCCTGTGCCCCAGGAAGTTGAAGCGATCGCTGAACCTAGTTCAGCACAAGTTTCGATTTAA
- a CDS encoding MgPME-cyclase complex family protein gives MTTYYYVLASQKFLLQEEPIEEVLKERYRDYAEKNREIDFWVIKEPAFLEAPEMAENKAKCPRPAVAIVSTKKQFITWLKLRLEYVITGEFQQSETIPEPLASLEPVP, from the coding sequence ATGACAACCTACTATTACGTTTTAGCCAGCCAAAAATTCCTGTTACAAGAAGAACCGATCGAAGAAGTTCTCAAAGAACGGTATCGCGACTATGCAGAAAAGAACCGAGAAATTGATTTCTGGGTGATCAAAGAACCCGCGTTTCTTGAAGCACCAGAAATGGCAGAAAACAAAGCAAAATGTCCTCGTCCGGCAGTCGCGATCGTCTCGACCAAGAAACAATTTATTACATGGCTCAAGCTGCGACTAGAATATGTCATCACTGGAGAGTTCCAGCAATCGGAAACCATTCCCGAACCCCTGGCATCTCTTGAACCTGTCCCTTAA
- a CDS encoding pyridoxine 5'-phosphate synthase has protein sequence MPTLGVNIDHIATIRQARRTVEPDPVAAAVLAELAGADGITVHLREDRRHIQDHDVRLLRQTVRTHLNLEMAATDEMVAIALDIKPDYVTLVPEKREEVTTEGGLDIAGQLNRMTDVVSALQSSGIPVSLFIDAEHDQIDAAAETGAKFIELHTGQYAGSYSEEGQAKELEILAQGCEIAIAAGLRINAGHGLTYWNVYPIARLPGMEELNIGHTIISRAVLVGFERAVREMKQAIRGQL, from the coding sequence TTGCCTACTCTCGGTGTCAACATTGACCATATCGCGACCATTCGCCAAGCCCGCCGTACTGTCGAACCCGATCCCGTCGCAGCGGCAGTTTTAGCAGAACTTGCAGGTGCAGATGGCATTACCGTCCATTTGCGAGAAGATCGCCGTCACATTCAGGATCACGATGTCCGTCTGCTCCGCCAAACCGTGCGAACGCATTTGAATTTAGAAATGGCAGCTACCGATGAAATGGTGGCGATCGCGCTCGATATCAAGCCCGACTACGTGACCCTCGTTCCCGAAAAACGTGAGGAAGTGACGACTGAAGGCGGACTCGATATCGCGGGGCAACTGAACCGGATGACGGATGTTGTGAGTGCCTTACAAAGTTCTGGCATTCCAGTCAGTTTATTTATCGATGCGGAACACGACCAAATTGATGCTGCGGCTGAAACTGGGGCGAAATTTATCGAATTGCATACCGGACAATATGCCGGGTCTTACTCAGAAGAGGGACAGGCGAAGGAATTGGAGATTTTGGCTCAGGGATGTGAAATCGCGATCGCTGCCGGATTGCGGATTAATGCGGGACATGGATTGACCTATTGGAACGTTTACCCGATCGCGCGACTCCCTGGCATGGAAGAATTGAATATTGGACATACGATCATTAGTCGAGCTGTTCTCGTTGGATTTGAACGAGCGGTGAGAGAAATGAAACAAGCAATTCGTGGGCAACTTTAA
- a CDS encoding RecB family exonuclease — translation MPYQISATKLQAYSRCPYAYYLRYERRLTSNDFFGSAALGTALHQALAMVHRDWHYHDSVPDQAWVLRCWDEASEGLTTNQFEDGRSMLENYYETFIQNQPSLRKPLAVEGRIQAFLQVESLEFCITGRYDRIDYLDDGLELIDYKSSRELKVPESDEMDLQIGLYYLALEQTYHQNLKYLSLLFLRSAEKVRFKATDRHKKQVQAVISDLAVRLRQDQTWEPTPGKQCDRCAYSRYCSAVNLDPAPLPTTASASPELQLALGL, via the coding sequence ATGCCTTATCAGATTTCTGCCACAAAACTTCAGGCATATAGTCGCTGTCCTTATGCGTACTATTTGCGGTACGAGCGACGACTGACGAGTAACGATTTTTTCGGTTCAGCCGCATTGGGAACAGCGTTGCATCAAGCCTTAGCAATGGTTCATCGGGATTGGCACTACCACGATTCAGTCCCGGATCAAGCATGGGTGCTACGCTGTTGGGATGAAGCCTCCGAAGGCCTAACGACCAATCAGTTTGAAGATGGTCGATCGATGTTGGAGAACTACTATGAGACGTTCATCCAAAATCAGCCTTCGTTGCGTAAACCATTAGCGGTTGAAGGACGAATTCAAGCTTTTCTGCAAGTAGAAAGTCTCGAGTTTTGCATTACGGGACGCTACGATCGCATTGACTATCTCGACGATGGTTTAGAGCTAATCGATTACAAGTCCAGCCGGGAGTTGAAAGTGCCGGAATCTGATGAAATGGATTTGCAGATCGGATTGTATTACCTGGCGTTGGAGCAGACCTACCACCAAAATCTGAAGTACTTAAGCTTATTGTTTCTGAGATCGGCTGAGAAGGTTCGCTTTAAGGCAACTGATCGCCACAAGAAGCAAGTACAGGCTGTGATTTCAGATTTAGCTGTGCGCCTGCGTCAAGACCAGACGTGGGAACCAACACCCGGTAAACAATGCGATCGCTGTGCGTATTCTCGCTATTGTTCAGCTGTGAATCTTGATCCGGCTCCGTTGCCGACGACAGCTAGCGCATCTCCCGAATTGCAGCTAGCTCTCGGTCTGTAA
- a CDS encoding TetR/AcrR family transcriptional regulator → MAQSQKRQFRDAEITQKQILDAAEIEFSRHGLKGARISAIAKQAKITTAMIHYYFENKEGLYRAVLQRPMEENQQFVEQLELDHLSPEDAITFIIRVAIANEFRNPYRQMLWFQEASQNQGLYFKQGNWSGIFERVIKVLERGIESGDFRPVDDPMLMLTHILGVCIFYFTVQENWQHLTPDVDRLSPEKVEKHTEAAIAFVLAAIKKP, encoded by the coding sequence ATGGCACAATCTCAAAAACGGCAATTTCGAGATGCAGAAATCACTCAAAAGCAAATTCTAGATGCAGCAGAAATTGAGTTTTCTCGGCATGGATTGAAAGGAGCAAGAATTAGCGCAATCGCAAAACAAGCCAAGATTACGACCGCGATGATTCATTACTATTTTGAAAATAAAGAAGGACTTTATCGCGCCGTTCTACAGCGCCCCATGGAAGAAAATCAGCAGTTTGTAGAACAGTTAGAACTCGATCATTTATCGCCTGAAGATGCGATTACTTTTATTATTCGAGTCGCGATCGCAAACGAATTTCGCAATCCTTATCGACAAATGCTGTGGTTTCAAGAAGCAAGCCAAAATCAAGGACTTTATTTCAAGCAAGGAAACTGGTCAGGCATATTTGAACGCGTGATCAAAGTTCTAGAACGAGGCATCGAATCCGGTGATTTTCGCCCTGTTGATGATCCAATGTTGATGTTGACTCACATTCTAGGCGTTTGCATTTTCTACTTCACAGTGCAAGAAAATTGGCAGCATTTAACGCCAGATGTCGATCGCTTAAGTCCTGAGAAGGTTGAAAAGCATACAGAAGCCGCAATCGCGTTTGTTTTAGCCGCGATCAAAAAGCCGTAA
- a CDS encoding Rieske (2Fe-2S) protein yields MLSEGWCVAKSDGSSTIACPLHALEFDQTGSTVLLGSNKATKSLLKPLELIIQGDLIWSYGGVEPKMPIPNVLNEFAAKYEFAGVAGECSVKTDLLSMLLNMHDYNHQNGTHRPLFEIERIDFKRFIDQRLHSHSYYDMPRAQPKWQDLLKNPALLEMPKVIRAHLENYFPAIVIFHGEAPIGTIKQCHIFVPEFETHTRTYVLAYGRFKNPVFRLLKNNVLKFAATVVEQDADILGKLYADSPQHIKLNNEVGMDWVRRNFANFSEMTNSRS; encoded by the coding sequence ATGCTGTCTGAAGGCTGGTGCGTGGCGAAATCTGATGGCAGTAGTACGATTGCTTGTCCTTTGCATGCACTGGAATTTGATCAGACTGGCTCAACGGTGCTACTAGGTTCTAATAAAGCAACGAAATCATTGTTAAAACCGCTGGAATTGATCATTCAGGGAGATTTGATTTGGTCTTATGGCGGAGTGGAGCCGAAAATGCCAATTCCAAATGTCTTGAATGAGTTTGCAGCAAAGTATGAATTTGCTGGAGTTGCAGGAGAGTGCAGTGTCAAAACAGATTTGCTCAGCATGTTGTTAAACATGCACGATTACAACCATCAAAATGGAACGCATCGACCTTTATTTGAGATTGAACGGATTGACTTTAAGCGGTTCATTGATCAACGCTTGCATTCTCATTCGTACTATGACATGCCAAGAGCTCAACCCAAGTGGCAAGACCTTCTCAAAAATCCTGCGTTACTCGAAATGCCAAAAGTCATTCGGGCACATTTAGAAAACTACTTTCCAGCGATCGTGATCTTTCATGGTGAAGCACCCATCGGAACCATTAAACAGTGTCATATCTTTGTGCCTGAATTTGAGACGCACACACGAACTTATGTCTTAGCTTATGGCAGATTCAAAAATCCTGTGTTTCGATTGTTGAAAAACAATGTTCTGAAATTCGCTGCAACCGTTGTCGAACAAGATGCAGATATTTTGGGCAAACTCTACGCTGACAGTCCGCAACATATCAAACTCAACAATGAAGTTGGTATGGACTGGGTAAGACGCAATTTTGCCAACTTTTCAGAGATGACAAATTCCAGATCTTAG
- a CDS encoding ribbon-helix-helix domain-containing protein, which yields MALNSEQQEFIQARVESGQYKNADEVVDAAFKLLEKREQYDRWLKDAREDVQVGLAELHRGEGVDGEVVIAQLRDKIAKARGTRE from the coding sequence ATGGCATTGAACTCTGAACAGCAAGAATTTATTCAAGCGAGAGTTGAATCTGGACAGTATAAGAATGCCGATGAGGTAGTTGATGCTGCATTTAAGCTGTTAGAGAAGAGAGAACAGTATGATCGATGGCTTAAAGATGCACGTGAAGATGTCCAAGTTGGACTCGCAGAATTGCACAGAGGCGAAGGCGTTGATGGCGAAGTTGTGATCGCGCAACTGAGAGACAAAATCGCTAAAGCTCGTGGTACAAGAGAATGA
- a CDS encoding helix-turn-helix domain-containing protein → MGKAGKALRQVLSTYGISQNRLAVTMGINRSTVHQWVNEISDPLAEAVTHVIKALRELNTTAAEDFIDLYLERQAPPSAPEPEDNL, encoded by the coding sequence ATGGGAAAAGCAGGAAAGGCACTAAGACAAGTACTCTCAACCTACGGGATTAGCCAAAACCGATTGGCGGTCACGATGGGGATCAATCGATCGACTGTTCATCAGTGGGTCAACGAGATCAGTGATCCCCTTGCCGAAGCTGTGACGCATGTGATTAAAGCCTTGCGAGAGCTTAACACCACCGCAGCCGAAGACTTTATCGATTTGTATCTAGAGCGTCAAGCGCCGCCATCTGCACCAGAGCCTGAAGACAATCTGTAA
- a CDS encoding Rieske 2Fe-2S domain-containing protein gives MLKSNQPKKVSLYGRDYVLWQDYKGEIHALSNACPTWVQCCLKAGAWRNLMAVVRLLVLCMHWNLIRLAQRCY, from the coding sequence ATGCTGAAGTCAAATCAGCCGAAAAAGGTATCGCTGTACGGTCGGGATTATGTCCTCTGGCAAGACTACAAAGGCGAAATTCATGCCTTGTCCAATGCTTGCCCAACATGGGTGCAATGCTGTCTGAAGGCTGGTGCGTGGCGAAATCTGATGGCAGTAGTACGATTGCTTGTCCTTTGCATGCACTGGAATTTGATCAGACTGGCTCAACGGTGCTACTAG